A region from the Variovorax sp. V93 genome encodes:
- a CDS encoding 2-hydroxyacid dehydrogenase, protein MSKPKILVARAIFPETIERLSQHFEVESNQADESWSKEQLIAKLQGKQGAFTTGSERIDAALLDACPDLKICANMAVGYNNFDVDAMAAHGVLGTNAPDVLTETTADFGFALLMATARRITESEHFLRAGKWQKWSYDMFAGSDIHGSTLGIIGMGRIGQGIARRGAHGFGMKVVYHNRSRLDAALEAECKASYLGKEELLKTADHVVLVVPYSPASHHTIGAAEIALMKSTATLVNIARGGIVDDAALAVALREKRIAAAGLDVFEGEPKVHPDLLTVPNVVLTPHIASATVPTRRAMADLAADNLIAWFGGKGPLTPVTPVPPAAS, encoded by the coding sequence ATGAGCAAGCCCAAGATCCTGGTCGCCCGCGCGATCTTCCCCGAAACCATCGAGCGCCTCTCGCAGCATTTCGAGGTCGAGTCGAACCAGGCCGACGAGAGCTGGAGCAAGGAGCAGCTGATCGCCAAACTGCAAGGCAAGCAGGGCGCTTTCACCACCGGCAGCGAGCGCATCGACGCCGCGCTGCTCGACGCCTGCCCCGACCTGAAGATCTGCGCCAACATGGCCGTGGGCTACAACAACTTCGACGTCGATGCGATGGCCGCGCACGGCGTGCTCGGCACCAACGCACCCGACGTGCTCACCGAGACCACGGCCGACTTCGGCTTTGCGCTGCTGATGGCCACGGCCCGCCGCATCACCGAGAGCGAACACTTCCTGCGCGCGGGCAAGTGGCAGAAGTGGAGCTACGACATGTTCGCGGGCTCCGACATCCACGGCTCCACGCTCGGCATCATCGGCATGGGCCGCATCGGGCAGGGCATCGCCAGGCGCGGCGCGCACGGCTTCGGCATGAAGGTGGTCTATCACAACCGTTCGCGGCTCGATGCGGCGCTGGAGGCCGAATGCAAGGCCAGCTACCTGGGCAAGGAAGAGCTGCTCAAGACCGCAGACCACGTCGTGCTGGTGGTGCCGTATTCGCCGGCTTCGCACCACACCATCGGCGCGGCCGAGATCGCGCTGATGAAGTCGACCGCCACGCTGGTGAACATTGCGCGCGGCGGCATCGTCGACGACGCGGCGCTGGCCGTGGCGCTGCGCGAGAAGCGCATCGCCGCGGCGGGACTCGACGTGTTCGAGGGCGAGCCTAAGGTCCACCCCGACCTGCTGACCGTGCCCAACGTGGTGCTGACCCCGCACATCGCGAGCGCCACCGTGCCCACGCGCCGCGCCATGGCCGATCTCGCGGCCGACAACCTCATTGCCTGGTTCGGCGGCAAGGGGCCGCTGACGCCCGTCACGCCCGTTCCGCCCGCCGCCAGCTAA
- a CDS encoding DNA recombination protein RmuC has translation MDTSLILLLLAAFAVVQLVLAVWLLARRQPAPDHSELLAVLSAMGAANERTERELRHEIGESSRGARQETAQAFATFQQALVQQGAEATRTQNAQLDAFSLQLASLQKTLADTLNTQLQGLSESNARRLSEVRATMEAQLAQLQQSNTAKLDEMRKTVDEKLQSTLEARLGESFKQVADRLEQVHKGLGEMQTLAVGVGSLQRVLTNVKTRGVFGEVQLEALLEQVLTSEQYAKQVETKPRSGQRVDFAIRFPGRGDDGAPVWLPIDAKFPRDDYERLIDAHERADAPGAELAAKALEARIRVEARSIAENYLAAPHTTDFAILFLPVESLYAEVLRRPGLMDAIQRQHRVTLAGPTTLLAMLNSLHMGFRTLALEQQASEVWKVLGAVKTEFERYGEWVSRIKEQVAKASDTLDKADTRAKQMRLALRKVEALPEAQSQVLLPSTADSEGDDTP, from the coding sequence TTGGACACTTCCCTGATTCTTCTTCTGCTGGCCGCCTTTGCGGTGGTCCAGCTGGTGCTCGCGGTCTGGCTGCTGGCACGCCGCCAGCCTGCGCCCGACCACAGCGAGCTGCTTGCCGTGCTGTCCGCCATGGGCGCGGCCAACGAACGCACCGAGCGCGAGCTGCGCCACGAAATCGGCGAGAGCTCGCGCGGCGCGCGGCAGGAAACCGCGCAGGCCTTCGCCACCTTCCAGCAGGCGCTGGTGCAGCAGGGCGCCGAAGCCACCCGCACGCAGAACGCCCAACTCGATGCCTTCTCGCTGCAGCTCGCCTCGCTGCAGAAGACCCTGGCCGACACGCTCAACACCCAGCTGCAGGGTCTGAGCGAATCCAATGCGCGCCGCCTGTCGGAAGTGCGCGCGACCATGGAAGCGCAGCTCGCGCAGCTGCAGCAGAGCAACACCGCCAAGCTCGACGAGATGCGCAAGACCGTCGACGAGAAGCTGCAGAGCACGCTCGAAGCGCGCCTTGGCGAGAGCTTCAAGCAGGTGGCCGACCGGCTCGAGCAGGTGCACAAGGGCCTGGGCGAGATGCAGACGCTGGCCGTCGGCGTCGGCAGCCTGCAGCGCGTGCTGACCAACGTGAAGACGCGCGGCGTGTTCGGCGAGGTGCAGCTCGAGGCGTTGCTCGAGCAGGTGCTCACGTCCGAGCAATACGCCAAGCAGGTCGAGACCAAGCCGCGCAGCGGCCAGCGTGTGGACTTCGCGATCCGCTTCCCGGGCCGCGGCGACGACGGCGCCCCGGTGTGGCTGCCGATCGACGCCAAGTTTCCGCGCGACGACTACGAGCGCCTGATCGATGCGCATGAGCGTGCCGATGCACCCGGCGCCGAACTGGCGGCCAAGGCGCTCGAGGCGCGCATCCGCGTCGAGGCCCGTTCGATCGCCGAGAACTACCTGGCGGCGCCGCACACCACCGACTTCGCCATCCTTTTCCTGCCGGTCGAGAGCCTCTATGCCGAGGTGCTGCGCCGGCCGGGCCTGATGGACGCCATCCAGCGCCAGCACCGGGTGACGCTGGCCGGCCCGACCACCTTGCTTGCCATGCTCAACAGCCTGCACATGGGCTTTCGCACGCTGGCGCTGGAGCAGCAGGCCTCCGAGGTCTGGAAGGTGCTGGGGGCGGTCAAGACCGAGTTCGAGCGCTACGGCGAATGGGTCTCGCGCATCAAGGAGCAGGTGGCCAAGGCCTCCGACACGCTCGACAAGGCCGACACGCGCGCCAAGCAGATGCGCCTGGCGCTGCGCAAGGTCGAGGCGCTGCCAGAAGCGCAGTCGCAGGTGCTGCTGCCTTCCACCGCCGACAGCGAGGGCGACGACACCCCGTGA
- a CDS encoding MFS transporter → MKGSELLRVIGAQVCLHATMAGMRLATPLLALQLGYSAAAVGVLIALFALTQVFLALPAGRFADRHGFKRPLWLSVIAASAGAGLVLVFPTFAMMCIAALLTGGATGATVIALQRHVGRSATNATQLKRVFSWLAIAPAVANFVGPFVAGMLIDHAGRAPADMLAFRVCFAVMAAFPIVCWLLARGAHEPPPAAPAAGAMPTRAWDLLREPMFRRLLFVNWLQSSSWDVHAFVLPVLGHDRGISASVIGSILGAFAIAAAAIRVVLPLVASRASERSVILSSTSVTALVFAVYPLLGSAWTMGLCSVILGFSLGAVQPMVMSMLHQITPHARHGEALGLRLMTINASSVAMPMLFGSIGALIGIAGVFWVVGGVVALGARATWGLKV, encoded by the coding sequence GTGAAAGGCTCCGAACTGCTGCGCGTGATCGGCGCCCAGGTCTGCCTGCACGCCACCATGGCCGGCATGCGGCTCGCAACCCCGCTGCTGGCGCTGCAACTGGGCTACAGCGCGGCGGCCGTCGGCGTGCTGATTGCGCTGTTCGCGCTCACGCAGGTGTTCCTGGCGCTGCCGGCCGGGCGCTTTGCCGACCGGCATGGGTTCAAGCGGCCGCTGTGGCTCTCGGTCATTGCGGCTTCGGCCGGCGCCGGACTCGTGCTCGTTTTTCCGACCTTCGCGATGATGTGCATCGCGGCGCTGCTGACCGGCGGCGCCACCGGCGCGACCGTCATTGCACTGCAGCGCCATGTGGGCCGCTCCGCGACCAACGCCACCCAGCTCAAGCGCGTGTTCAGCTGGCTGGCGATAGCGCCCGCGGTCGCCAATTTCGTCGGCCCGTTCGTCGCCGGCATGCTCATCGACCATGCGGGACGCGCACCCGCGGACATGCTGGCGTTCCGGGTCTGCTTCGCGGTGATGGCGGCTTTTCCCATCGTCTGCTGGCTGCTTGCGCGCGGCGCGCACGAGCCGCCGCCTGCCGCACCCGCCGCCGGCGCCATGCCCACGCGCGCCTGGGACCTGTTGCGCGAGCCGATGTTCCGCCGCCTGCTGTTCGTGAACTGGCTGCAGTCGTCGAGCTGGGATGTGCATGCCTTCGTGCTGCCGGTGCTGGGGCATGACCGCGGCATCAGCGCTTCGGTGATCGGCTCCATCCTCGGCGCCTTCGCCATTGCGGCGGCGGCCATCCGGGTGGTGCTGCCGCTGGTGGCCTCGCGCGCTTCGGAGCGCAGCGTGATCCTGAGCTCCACCTCCGTCACGGCGCTGGTGTTCGCGGTCTATCCGCTGCTCGGCTCGGCCTGGACCATGGGCCTGTGTTCCGTGATCCTCGGCTTCTCGCTCGGCGCGGTGCAGCCGATGGTGATGAGCATGCTGCACCAGATCACGCCGCATGCGCGGCACGGCGAGGCGCTGGGCCTGCGGCTCATGACCATCAACGCGTCGAGCGTGGCCATGCCGATGCTGTTCGGCTCGATCGGCGCGCTGATCGGCATCGCGGGCGTCTTCTGGGTGGTGGGCGGCGTGGTTGCGCTGGGGGCGCGGGCGACCTGGGGCCTGAAGGTCTAG
- a CDS encoding TIGR00730 family Rossman fold protein, which translates to MNNTHDLHDKRLADAWATLKSHSEKGLPLDPDPSRLAFADPEFLLRRETRGIRMQLELMKPDLEQRAHGIENTVVVFGSARFRSEEEAAALVAQAEAGGDAVAAERWRRLARSSHYYEKARAFGKLVAEYSNGKEPEDKLFVCTGGGPGIMQAANRGAHEGGGLSVGLAIALPMEEEANPYVTPALSFKFHYFAIRKMHFMMRAKALVAFPGGFGTLDELFEVITLVQTRKSKPVPIVLFGSAYWKKLVDFDFLVEEGVISPADVKLFEYVDAPEDAWDAIKRFYKL; encoded by the coding sequence ATGAACAACACGCACGACCTTCACGACAAGCGCCTCGCGGACGCCTGGGCCACCCTCAAGTCCCACTCCGAGAAAGGCCTTCCGCTCGACCCCGATCCTTCGCGCCTCGCCTTTGCCGATCCGGAGTTCCTGCTGCGCCGCGAAACCCGTGGCATCCGCATGCAGCTCGAGCTGATGAAGCCCGACCTGGAGCAGCGCGCCCACGGCATCGAAAACACCGTGGTGGTTTTCGGCAGCGCCCGCTTCCGCAGCGAGGAAGAAGCCGCCGCGCTGGTCGCGCAGGCCGAAGCCGGCGGCGACGCGGTGGCGGCCGAGCGCTGGCGCCGCCTGGCACGCAGTTCGCACTACTACGAGAAGGCACGCGCCTTCGGCAAGCTGGTGGCGGAGTACAGCAATGGCAAGGAACCCGAGGACAAGCTCTTTGTCTGCACCGGCGGCGGCCCCGGCATCATGCAGGCGGCCAACCGCGGCGCGCACGAAGGCGGCGGCCTCTCGGTCGGCCTGGCCATCGCGCTGCCGATGGAAGAAGAAGCCAATCCCTACGTCACGCCGGCGCTGAGCTTCAAGTTCCACTACTTCGCGATCCGCAAGATGCACTTCATGATGCGTGCCAAGGCGCTGGTGGCGTTCCCGGGCGGCTTCGGCACGCTGGACGAACTGTTCGAGGTGATCACGCTGGTGCAGACCCGCAAGTCGAAGCCGGTGCCGATCGTGCTGTTCGGCTCGGCCTACTGGAAGAAGCTCGTCGACTTCGACTTCCTGGTCGAGGAAGGCGTGATCTCGCCGGCCGACGTGAAGCTCTTCGAATACGTCGACGCGCCCGAAGACGCCTGGGACGCGATCAAGCGCTTCTACAAGCTGTAG
- a CDS encoding crotonase/enoyl-CoA hydratase family protein: MNTSASVRTEIDGPVSTIVMNRPKQRNAVDRPMAEALRAAFERFEADESQRVAVLWGEHGTFCAGADLGAVGDPARRNELDPEGGGTGPMGPTRMALAKPLVAAISGHAVAGGLELALLADLRVAEEDAVLGVFCRRWGVPLIDGGTVRLPRIVGMGRALDLILTGRPVSAREAQAMGLVNRVVPPGRARPEAEALAREIASFPQQCMLADRDSAYAQWNLPLAGALRQEGRLGVPIVAAEGAAGAERFVRGEGRHGTF; the protein is encoded by the coding sequence ATGAACACGTCCGCCAGCGTCCGCACCGAGATCGATGGGCCGGTCAGCACCATCGTCATGAATCGCCCGAAGCAGCGCAACGCTGTCGACCGGCCCATGGCCGAGGCGCTGCGCGCCGCCTTCGAGCGCTTCGAGGCCGACGAGAGCCAGCGCGTCGCGGTGCTCTGGGGCGAGCACGGCACCTTCTGCGCCGGCGCCGACCTGGGCGCGGTCGGCGACCCCGCGCGCCGCAATGAACTCGACCCCGAGGGCGGCGGCACGGGTCCGATGGGCCCAACGCGCATGGCGCTTGCGAAACCCCTGGTCGCCGCCATCAGCGGCCATGCGGTGGCCGGCGGCCTGGAGCTCGCGCTGCTGGCCGACCTGCGCGTGGCCGAGGAAGACGCCGTGCTCGGCGTGTTCTGCCGGCGCTGGGGCGTGCCGCTGATCGACGGCGGCACGGTGCGGCTGCCGCGCATCGTCGGCATGGGCCGCGCACTCGATCTGATCCTGACCGGCCGGCCCGTGAGCGCCCGGGAGGCGCAGGCGATGGGCCTGGTCAACCGCGTGGTGCCGCCAGGCCGCGCACGCCCCGAGGCCGAAGCGCTCGCGCGCGAGATCGCGTCGTTCCCGCAGCAATGCATGCTCGCGGACCGCGATTCCGCCTACGCCCAATGGAACCTGCCGCTGGCCGGTGCACTGCGGCAGGAAGGCCGGCTTGGCGTGCCGATCGTCGCGGCCGAGGGCGCGGCCGGTGCCGAGCGCTTCGTTCGCGGCGAGGGGCGCCACGGCACCTTCTGA
- the efp gene encoding elongation factor P translates to MKIAQEIRAGNVIMHGKDPMVVLKTEYSRGGRNSATVRMKLKSLIANFNTEVVFKADDKIDQIVLDKKECTYSYFADPMYVCMDTEYNQYEVEAENMGDALNYLEDGMPVEVVFYDGKAISVELPTSVEREITWTEPAVKGDTSGKVLKPAKIATGFEVPVPLFVSQGDKIEIDTRTGEYRKRV, encoded by the coding sequence ATGAAAATCGCTCAAGAAATCCGCGCCGGCAACGTCATCATGCACGGCAAGGACCCGATGGTCGTCCTCAAGACCGAATACAGCCGCGGCGGCCGCAACTCCGCCACCGTGCGCATGAAACTCAAGAGCCTGATCGCCAACTTCAACACCGAAGTGGTCTTCAAGGCCGACGACAAGATCGACCAGATCGTGCTCGACAAGAAGGAGTGCACCTACTCCTACTTCGCCGACCCGATGTACGTCTGCATGGACACCGAGTACAACCAGTACGAAGTCGAAGCCGAGAACATGGGCGACGCCCTCAACTACCTCGAGGACGGCATGCCGGTCGAAGTGGTGTTCTACGACGGCAAGGCCATCTCGGTCGAACTGCCGACCAGCGTCGAGCGCGAAATCACCTGGACCGAGCCGGCCGTCAAGGGCGACACCTCGGGCAAGGTGCTCAAGCCCGCCAAGATCGCCACCGGCTTCGAAGTGCCGGTGCCGCTGTTCGTCTCGCAAGGCGACAAGATCGAAATCGACACGCGCACCGGCGAATACCGCAAGCGCGTCTAA
- the earP gene encoding elongation factor P maturation arginine rhamnosyltransferase EarP, with the protein MQWDIFCRVIDNHGDLGVCWRLSSQLAALGERVRLWIDDATALRWMAPTGCEGVSVIDWLEPAAVRQAVAAPPPDVLIEAFGCEPAPELIARFAEPQAPGEPGRAWINLEYLSAEPYVERLHGLPSPVFKGPGMGLTKRFFYPGFTPATGGLLREPGLLERRARFDRAQWLAAQQIPWRDGERLVSLFCYEPPALATLLEQLAAGSQPTRLLVTSGRAAHAVRAFFAGRKQPDQGLSGLGALSISYLPYLTQADFDHLLWACDLNFVRGEDSLVRGLWAGAPLVWQIYPQDDDAHHVKLGAWLDWLGAPPSLRQFHNAWNGFDSSPLPPLETQGPWHETVRAARERLGAQEDLVTQLRHLVAGKS; encoded by the coding sequence ATGCAATGGGACATTTTCTGCAGGGTCATCGACAACCACGGCGACCTCGGCGTGTGCTGGCGGCTGTCGAGCCAGCTGGCTGCCCTCGGCGAGCGCGTGCGCCTGTGGATCGACGACGCCACCGCGCTGCGCTGGATGGCGCCCACCGGCTGCGAGGGCGTGAGCGTGATCGACTGGCTCGAGCCCGCCGCCGTCCGGCAAGCCGTGGCCGCCCCGCCGCCGGACGTGCTGATCGAGGCCTTCGGCTGCGAACCGGCGCCCGAACTGATCGCGCGTTTTGCCGAGCCGCAGGCCCCGGGCGAGCCGGGCCGGGCGTGGATCAATCTCGAATACCTGTCGGCCGAGCCATACGTCGAACGCCTGCACGGCCTGCCCTCGCCCGTGTTCAAGGGCCCCGGCATGGGGTTGACGAAGCGCTTTTTCTATCCGGGCTTCACGCCCGCCACGGGAGGCCTGCTGCGGGAGCCCGGCCTGCTGGAGCGAAGAGCACGCTTCGACCGCGCGCAGTGGCTGGCGGCGCAGCAGATTCCCTGGCGCGATGGCGAACGCCTGGTGTCGCTGTTCTGCTACGAGCCGCCGGCGCTGGCCACCCTGCTCGAGCAGCTGGCGGCAGGTTCGCAGCCCACGCGGCTCCTGGTCACCTCGGGCCGCGCGGCGCATGCGGTCCGGGCGTTCTTTGCCGGCAGGAAACAGCCGGACCAAGGGCTCTCGGGACTGGGCGCGCTATCAATTTCATACCTGCCCTACCTCACGCAGGCCGATTTCGATCACCTCCTGTGGGCCTGCGACCTGAATTTCGTGCGCGGCGAAGACTCGCTCGTGCGGGGCCTGTGGGCCGGCGCGCCGCTGGTCTGGCAGATCTACCCGCAGGACGACGACGCCCATCACGTCAAGCTCGGCGCCTGGCTCGACTGGCTGGGCGCCCCGCCGTCGCTACGGCAGTTCCACAATGCCTGGAACGGGTTCGACAGCAGCCCCCTGCCCCCTCTTGAAACACAGGGCCCATGGCACGAAACCGTGCGGGCCGCCCGCGAAAGGCTGGGCGCCCAGGAGGACTTGGTCACGCAATTGCGGCATCTGGTCGCCGGAAAAAGCTAA
- a CDS encoding M20/M25/M40 family metallo-hydrolase: MRLPIRRRSPLSLGFFGPPGVAKTVLALSLALGGLAGASAQTTPSLTPQQQRFHDIYKELIEINTSHSVGDNTLAARAMEKRLVESGFAPGDIQIFEPFPKKGNLVLRFKGNGSKKPLLLLAHIDVVEARREDWKTDPFKLQETGGYFTARGSIDDKAMASALVSVLGQLKQEGFKPSRDIILALTADEERGDALSNGAFWLINNKPELLQAEFGINEGGGGELRGGKPNLHRMQVAEKMYTTYMLEARDVGGHSSVPTRNNPIYALSAGLERLGSYAFPVKLGEVTKTYFARSAPFATGQLADDMRAVGGGNSEPAVIERLSANPAYNAQLRTTCVATMVQAGHAENALPQSAKATVNCRILPHDDPDEVERLLTQAVGNDKIVVRNLGKPLRSPASPLNGDLVKTVESVTQAMWPGVPVVPAMSTGATDSRFMRNAGIPMYGVTGMFLDPADARAHGLDERIEIQRLYDGREFLYRLVSELAR, from the coding sequence ATGCGCTTGCCGATCCGCCGCCGTTCGCCACTTTCCCTTGGTTTCTTTGGTCCACCCGGTGTGGCGAAAACAGTGCTCGCGCTTTCCCTGGCCCTGGGCGGCCTGGCCGGCGCCTCGGCGCAGACGACGCCGTCGCTGACACCGCAGCAGCAGCGCTTCCACGACATCTACAAGGAACTGATCGAGATCAACACCAGCCATTCGGTGGGCGACAACACGCTCGCAGCGCGCGCGATGGAAAAGCGCCTGGTCGAATCAGGCTTTGCGCCTGGCGACATCCAGATCTTCGAGCCCTTCCCCAAGAAGGGCAACCTGGTGCTGCGCTTCAAGGGCAACGGCAGCAAGAAGCCGCTGCTGCTGCTGGCCCACATCGACGTGGTCGAGGCCCGGCGCGAGGACTGGAAGACCGATCCGTTCAAGCTGCAGGAAACCGGCGGCTACTTCACGGCGCGCGGGTCCATCGACGACAAGGCCATGGCCTCGGCGCTGGTGTCGGTGCTGGGACAGCTCAAGCAGGAAGGCTTCAAGCCCAGCCGCGACATCATCCTGGCGCTGACGGCCGACGAAGAGCGCGGCGACGCGCTCAGCAACGGCGCCTTCTGGCTCATCAACAACAAGCCCGAACTGCTGCAGGCGGAATTCGGCATCAACGAAGGCGGCGGCGGCGAGCTGCGCGGCGGCAAGCCCAACCTGCACCGCATGCAGGTGGCCGAGAAGATGTACACCACCTACATGCTCGAGGCGCGCGACGTCGGCGGCCACAGCTCGGTGCCGACCAGGAACAACCCGATCTACGCGCTGTCCGCGGGGCTGGAGCGACTGGGCAGCTATGCGTTCCCGGTCAAGCTGGGCGAGGTCACCAAGACCTATTTCGCACGCAGCGCGCCGTTTGCCACAGGGCAGCTGGCCGACGACATGCGCGCCGTCGGCGGCGGCAACTCCGAGCCCGCGGTGATCGAGCGGCTCTCGGCCAACCCGGCCTACAACGCGCAGCTGCGCACCACCTGCGTGGCGACCATGGTGCAGGCGGGCCACGCAGAGAACGCGCTGCCGCAGTCGGCCAAGGCCACGGTCAACTGCCGCATCCTGCCGCACGACGACCCGGACGAAGTCGAGCGCCTGCTGACTCAGGCCGTCGGCAACGACAAGATCGTGGTGCGCAACCTCGGCAAGCCCTTGCGCAGCCCGGCCTCGCCGCTGAACGGCGACCTGGTGAAGACCGTGGAATCGGTGACGCAGGCCATGTGGCCCGGCGTGCCGGTGGTTCCCGCGATGAGCACCGGCGCCACCGACAGCCGCTTCATGCGCAACGCCGGCATTCCGATGTACGGCGTGACGGGCATGTTCCTCGACCCGGCGGATGCGCGCGCCCACGGGCTGGACGAGCGCATCGAGATCCAGCGGCTCTACGACGGCCGCGAGTTCCTGTACCGGCTGGTGAGCGAGCTCGCCAGATAG
- a CDS encoding gamma-glutamyltransferase family protein encodes MKKNIRTGAWLALSPIALALTVAGCGGGGSGAQDNAALVATIAAINAANANRPVPPPPEADKGCLIGDGGTPVVVGSGDPGDPAAPEPASGYVVGHKLVYAKNYMVVANHPLATRAGCDILKAGGSAVDAAVAVQAVLGLVEPQSSGLGGGAFMLHYDAATRKLQAYDGREMAPAAATENYLRWIDDVADQNPPKPSARASGRSIGTPGAVRMLDIAYRDHGKLPWKDLFSYGITLAADGFPIGGRMAAAISGSAASLKRDAEATAYFFNDDGTPKALGTRLRNPAYARTLGTIATQGADAFYTGAVAQGIVDKIGITAAVDGSTITPGKTTMADMAGYVAKRREPVCGTYRDYYVCSMSPPSSGGIAVVQSLGILETFNLGLYKPTAIDLEGGKPAVMGVHLVSEAERLAYADRDKYVADTDFVPLPGGSVDTMINKPYLQKRASLISLSASMGTALPGDLGSVPLGIDKTEEHGTTHFTIVDKQGNVVTMTTTVESTLGSFHMTQGFMLNNQLTDFASNPDDTSVTPSVKVANRVAPGKRPRSTMAPTMVFRKNSDGSMGEFVMGTGSPGGGTIIQYVVKTLVGALDWGLDAQQATSLVDFGASNSKTTNVGGEHPAIDTSDSGNNDPLIAGLRALGHTVGFGAQSSGISTIIRTNVGGKPVLTGGADPRREGIVLGDTFTP; translated from the coding sequence ATGAAGAAAAACATCCGGACGGGCGCCTGGCTGGCACTGTCTCCGATCGCGCTGGCATTGACCGTGGCCGGTTGCGGGGGCGGCGGCAGTGGCGCACAGGACAACGCCGCCCTGGTCGCGACGATCGCCGCCATCAATGCGGCCAACGCCAACCGGCCCGTCCCGCCGCCGCCAGAAGCCGACAAGGGCTGCCTGATCGGCGACGGCGGCACGCCGGTCGTGGTGGGTTCCGGCGACCCGGGCGACCCGGCGGCACCCGAGCCCGCCTCGGGCTACGTCGTCGGCCACAAGCTGGTCTACGCGAAGAACTACATGGTGGTGGCCAACCATCCGCTCGCCACGCGCGCGGGCTGCGACATCCTCAAGGCCGGCGGCAGCGCGGTCGACGCGGCGGTGGCGGTGCAGGCCGTGCTGGGCCTGGTCGAGCCGCAATCCAGCGGCCTGGGCGGCGGCGCGTTCATGCTCCACTACGACGCGGCGACCAGGAAGCTGCAGGCCTACGACGGGCGCGAAATGGCGCCGGCTGCGGCAACCGAGAACTACTTGCGCTGGATCGACGACGTGGCGGACCAGAACCCGCCCAAGCCCAGCGCCCGCGCGAGCGGCCGTTCCATCGGCACACCCGGCGCGGTGCGCATGCTCGACATCGCCTACAGGGACCACGGCAAGCTGCCCTGGAAGGACCTCTTCAGCTACGGCATCACGCTCGCCGCCGATGGCTTCCCGATCGGCGGACGCATGGCCGCCGCCATCTCCGGCTCGGCCGCCAGCCTCAAGCGCGACGCCGAGGCCACGGCCTACTTCTTCAACGACGACGGCACGCCGAAGGCGCTGGGCACCAGGCTCAGGAACCCGGCCTACGCGAGGACCCTCGGCACCATCGCCACGCAGGGCGCAGACGCGTTCTACACCGGCGCCGTTGCACAAGGCATCGTCGACAAGATCGGGATCACGGCGGCCGTCGACGGTTCGACCATCACGCCCGGCAAGACGACCATGGCCGACATGGCCGGCTATGTGGCCAAGCGCCGCGAACCGGTCTGCGGTACCTACCGCGACTACTACGTGTGCAGCATGTCGCCGCCGTCGTCCGGCGGCATTGCGGTGGTGCAGTCGCTGGGCATCCTCGAAACCTTCAACCTGGGCCTGTACAAACCCACCGCCATCGACCTCGAAGGCGGCAAGCCGGCCGTGATGGGTGTGCACCTGGTGAGCGAGGCCGAGCGCTTGGCCTATGCCGACCGCGACAAGTACGTGGCCGACACCGACTTCGTGCCGCTGCCCGGCGGCTCGGTCGACACCATGATCAACAAGCCCTACCTGCAGAAGCGGGCCAGCCTGATCAGCCTGTCGGCGAGCATGGGAACGGCGCTGCCGGGCGACCTCGGGAGCGTGCCCCTGGGCATCGACAAGACCGAGGAGCACGGCACGACGCACTTCACCATCGTCGACAAGCAGGGCAACGTCGTCACGATGACCACCACCGTCGAGAGCACGCTCGGTTCGTTCCACATGACCCAGGGCTTCATGCTGAACAACCAGCTGACCGACTTCGCCTCCAACCCCGACGACACCAGCGTCACCCCGAGCGTGAAGGTGGCCAACCGCGTCGCTCCCGGCAAGCGACCGCGCAGCACGATGGCGCCCACGATGGTGTTCAGGAAGAACAGCGACGGCAGCATGGGGGAGTTCGTGATGGGAACCGGATCGCCGGGCGGCGGCACGATCATCCAGTACGTGGTGAAGACGCTGGTCGGCGCGCTCGACTGGGGCCTCGATGCGCAGCAGGCCACCTCGCTGGTGGACTTCGGCGCCTCCAACAGCAAGACCACCAACGTGGGCGGCGAGCATCCGGCCATCGACACTTCGGACTCGGGCAACAACGACCCGCTGATCGCGGGGCTGCGCGCGCTCGGCCACACGGTGGGCTTCGGGGCGCAGTCCAGCGGCATCAGCACCATCATCCGCACGAACGTGGGCGGCAAACCCGTGCTCACCGGCGGCGCCGATCCGCGGCGCGAAGGCATCGTGCTGGGAGATACCTTCACACCCTGA